The genomic segment CAAGAGGGGCACAGGCTCTTGGTGATggccctgccttcccttcagatGGCCACAGGACACAGAGCAGTGGAGAGCTGGGGCCTCTGGGGATACTGTCCCAGAAGCAGGGGAAGTAGGGCAGGACTCCTGCTCTGCTGGCTGCCCAGTGCTGGGTGGAGTGGTTCTCTATCACCCTCAGTCTAGGATGCTAAAGTGTTACCAGATGAACTGTCTTGGATCCTAAATGTTTCCAGCATCCACCACCTCAGGGACGCCACCCCTGACATCCTGGTCTTCAGCTTCCAAAGAGGGAAGCTAGCTTTTAGTAAACTCCCAAAATACAAAGAGAATACACCCCCCTCCCTATACTTGGGATACCAGGGTAAATTTCAATCCTGAACTACACTCAGAGATAGCACTTCTCTTGCTAAAGAAGAGACAAATCACAACTTAATCCTGAAGGGACACCCCACTACAGAGAGAGGAAGATAGCACAGTTAGGGCCTATTTACCTGCCCCTAAAAATAAGCCTTGGGCCAATCAGCACATAGGAACTCTATGCTATGTGATCCTTGCCTTACTAATCAGATTTGATTTAGATTACCCTAGACAATTTCTGTCAtctgttttctccctctttttataAGCCTAGGAAAAAATTAGAAGGAAAGAAGGTAATAGGGAACAATCTCTTTAATCCCCAGGAAAGGAGGTTTAAGTAAGTCTCCCTTGCCGCTGCCACCAGGCACATAAACCAAGCCAGCATGGCACCATCTAGAGGGGCACCATCTCCACTGTTTTGGGTCTAGGTGGGTCAGGAGCTGAACAGGAAGCAGGGGTTTCACCAAACATGAGGCCCACCTTCACTCAGACACACCAGTGCAAATGCATCATATGATCTAGGTGGTTGTGCAATCACGCATGCTACTGTTTCCCCCCATCATGCATGCTGGGCAGTTAAGAGTCAAGTATGGAGAACTGTAAGGTTGGTAGGCTGTCCTGAGCTTAGGGAGACTAACAAGAATCAGAGCTCACATTACCAATTCCAAACATCCCCCAAGTCCTCCTATAATTACAGGCATTAGTGTCAGAATAGGATCCAACCATATTGtcttttttaatgatttatttacTAAGAAGCAAACAAAGGACAAGAACAACACTTGAATTAATGTCTTAAATTCTACCTTCCCCAGGGAAACAAAGCCTTTAAAATGTAAGGGACAATCCCACTTAAGCAGCTTGGCAGAGAGTCcagtccttcttttcttttttgggaggGAGGTTCTGAAATACACACCCTTCCTACTTACAGTGAATAGTATCCCATTATTATGTGAATTAATAAATAGTAAGACCTTCAAATATTCTAATTTTGCCTTTTTACCAACTAAAAAGTTAAAAACCACAAATGTAACAAAACCCAGATACTTAGTCCTAACTAGGAACGCTGTttcttctcctctgtaaaatggagatgaaaagTTGCTCTCCCATATCCACCAGCTGCCTCAGTAAGATACTTTCTGTTAACATATAAACATCCATTCTGCATGCTTGTGTTTCTCTATGTTTACGTTTATGAAATTAGAATGCATCTGACAATCAATGTATACATTTGATATAGGGCTTGTCCCAAAATGCtcttattaaataaaatgttctaGAATCCAGGGAATTTGTTCCCTTGTGGTCATAAAAATCTCTCTCCCCAgaaagtaagattttttttttttagtgaaaagtCACTTGGCCTTGTTTCTCACAGCAAATAAAGAAGCACCAAGAATGCAGAGGTGGTAACAACTAAACCCGACACCACGGAGAGAGATCTTGCTGCAAATTATTTTTTTGCCAAGGAACTCAGCCTCACTGCCTGCATTCCATGGCCTTCAAACAGCTGACTCTACTCCACCACTGTGAAGCTCCAACTACCCTACCCACAAAACAGTAAGTTAGAAACACTGATTTCATAGGGCTGTTATGACATTACAGTAAGTTATCCATGTAATTTTACTACCTTAACAGATACATAGAAGGGATCTCTGATATTAGctattttttttcccagtatgtctttttattttattttattaaggtatgattgatatacactcttatgaaggtttcacatgcaaaaacaatgtggctactacatttacccatattatcaagcccccacccatacccaatgcagtcactgtccatcagtgcagcaagatgccacagattcactatgtgccttctctgtgctacactgttctcctcgTGATCCCCTACACCATTAGCTATTATTTTAACCAATATATGAACAACTACAGCAGCTAAGTAACATGCTTAACTAAGAGTTAATTCCTTAAGTGTTAGCATTCGTTTAGAGTAAAGTAAATATAGTTTTAGAAAACTGCATTCCTAgggtcagagggaaaaaaaaggaagaagagtaGGGAAAATGGTgtggagaagagaagggaaaggaaaaaagaaaagctcagTATATGTTGATGGAAGCTTGACTTGAGAAGAGACCACAGAGTAAATTTTGACCCAGAAGTATACTAGGTAGGATGTAGGCTAACCTGCTGTAACAATGAGGCTGACAATCCCACTGCTCAACAAGCTAGTCAACTGTGCTCCTTTACATACAGTTCAAAAGTAGGTTTGCTGTATGCAGGGGTGGTCCTGGGAGGGTGACTATTTCCCCATGTGCCCCATTTCCTATAGGCCTGCCATCCCCCAGAAGTGCTGTTTTTCTCCAAATTAGCACATCTGGCCAGCCAGCATCATGTCTGCCCTCCAGATGTGGGACAGAGGCAAGAGAAGAATTATAGAACAGTCAACTTCCTGGGCTGAGGTCATCCCCCTGAAGCTGCACACATTATTTCTGCTCACCTCCCCCTAACCCCAGGCCTAACCAAGCTGCAAAGGAGGACAACTTTTATCCCAAGGGAAAAGGGGAGAGTGGCTGCTGGGAAGACACTGAGTTGCAGAGAGTGAGTGTCTTACTCTGGAGACCTTGACCAGCAGGAATGAACTCAGAGGACCACTGCATTGCGTGTCCCCCTTGACAAAGCATCTCTCTTTTATGAACCATACAACTCTACTGTTAAATAGGTCAGGAAGAGCAGCTGttgctatttccattttacatagACTTTTGAAGGTGTTTTATGAGTTCAGAATAACGCaactagtaagtggtagagccaagATTTAAACTCAGGTCTTCTGACGTCTAAGTCCATTGAGCCAGTAAATGATGGATCTGGGCCTGTCCCAAGGACTGCCTCCAAATTCTGGCTCTTTTCCACGCCACTAAATTACCTCACAATCCTGTTGCTTCCTTATCACACCATGGGGGATGTGGTGGAAAGCTACATCCTCTCAACCAAGGAAGAGGTTTCATCCTGTGAATTGCTTTTTGCTAACAGGAGAACTGTATGCTTGATTCAGTTAAATAACTCtgtgttggaaaaaaaaaaaaaaaaagaaagggggattactccctgataggataaaactaactgtaaatcaatgattaatgcatgctttaaatacccttaattttgatcatttaaagggtgtcagatgatcagctatggaagtacatttttctgataatattcctttctcttacaaaaaaaaaaaaaaagcagttcctgtgtggtgacctccaataagttcttcacaatggtataaagggcatatcaaagtgtgggcaaagggtctgtttgtgtttatacagaggatcaaagcccaatttggctacccagaaaacaaaataagatacgatatgaagaagaagttccaacatcaacatactctggaagtgtcattccagaagatgatcatcaaaaaatgtcaacaaagatcttggcgctgttgcagttatagctgtattcatcccaccggttcctggaattgccattggaatgaagaaggagatatctatgctggcctgtgcatacagtaaaataacaaatttgactggatctatactgttggaactcaaccaagaattagaagaagtgcaagttgcagcactgcaaaatcttgagactacagactatctactgttaaaagaacatatgggatgtgaacaattcccaggaatgtgttgttttaaattgtctgatttttctcaaactattcaaattcagttagacggtatccatcatatcatagataagttttcacaaatgcttagggtgcctaacagcttttcttggtttcactggagatggctggtaattgtaggtctgctttggttatgtagctgtattcctattatgttaatgtgtgtgcgcaatttaattagtagtttaaaacctatacatgctgaagttactctacaagaagatatgtcaaagaaataaccaatcttcccatgttttctttcatctgctacttctatagcttttcttcttccttcctaattacaacccttaaatagaattcgtgcctcatatcgaatttaccgagtatcataattcttccaagtggtaaagatacctcaagacaaatgctgggcatagaagctacagggcataaatatgcaaagaagtaaaaagctaaccttttcaaacaatatggcttctctctcacttaccaactttacatttccctgtatggccccggaagatgactggttagccagagacgggtaagattcctcaagggaggaacaacctaagacaggcacagtcgcaggggtccatcaggtgagaacttggggatcaacagaggtgaggcttagaacctcacccctctgttctgagagaaatcttctgcatccatggatgttttgttgcccttgtctagcttggattaatacttagtctataggcacacacctgatcatctacatttgctctcttacagcactaaactatgttttctacctttatcttgcatctacctaccacttcagcattttattaaaaataataataataataataagggagaaatgtgggattcacatataaatcaagtataaaaattaaatgaatattcatatctgacctgattgtttgtagttcataatgcgtgatcaaaactgaaagtttctgtgatgactgcccttgtactgttcaccatgtaagaacttattcactatgtaagaatttgttcatcatgtaagaacttgttcgttgtgcttcagaagatcggagactgatgagaattaggcttggggtggattaatgattgtgcattgagtcccctgtacagaattttattgttgttaactgttaacaaccatttgatcaataaatatgagagatgccctctcaaaaaaaataaaaataaaaataactgtgtTGGATATTTAATATCTATTATCGTCTATTAGGAGACTCTATTCTCACTTTCCTGGGGAGGGTTGCCTATAATGGTAATATAATCAACCCTTGGGGTAGTATTCCCCAATTCTCAGCCTGTTTTGCACCTGTGGTTTGCCTTTTGTCAGTGGTGTGTATGCTAAAAGgcggggtgagggtgggaggaaggatgagaattaaattatttctttctcatgTGAATGGGAGGAGCCCTTTGTTCCACCTCCTGAAAAACTACATTGAAAGCTGTTGCTGCCCTGGGACAACCACAGAACAGGTTCATTAGCAGGGAGCCAGCATGGCTGCTAAGTCCAAATTTGTTGACTATATTGATGAAgctctggaaaaataaaaaaaagctaCTCTCTCTCATTTGTTTTTCACCTATCAGGGGATTCCTTACCCGATCACCATGTGCACCTCAGAAACTTTCCAAGCCTTGGACACCTTTGAAGCCAGAAGCGATGACATAGTGCTAGCATCTTATCCAAAGTGTGGTAAGTAACAAATTATTCTTCACAAGGACACTTTTTCAAAGGGGGTATGTTGGGCACTATGCAAGGCACAGGTGGGAGGAGGGTAGTTCATGTGCATGAGGCTGGCCAGAAATCAGGGAGTAAGGCCACGATGGTTAAGAACATAGCTTGTAAAACCAAAATCTAGAACTGCTAGATTTAGGCAGCCCAGTGGTTTAGGGAGGAGGTTTATGTGAAAAGAACATGTTGCATGATGGATATAAGAGATGCACCATGAAGCCAGCGCACAGAAACGTGAATGCCGGAAAGTCCAGTGGCCATTGAGCACTCATAGTAGTAGAGATTTTCATCATGATGTTTAACTGAAGACAAAAGCATGGCCACAACTATAATTTATATGATGATTTATATGATAACTTATATGTAATAGATTATTTTTCAGGATCAAACATCAATCCTCCAGTTTTTCAAACCAGTTTTACAATGGTCATTCATCAGTAGAAGATAAGACATTAAGAATCTAAATTCTCCTATTTTACACAATctacttttgattttttaaactgtTATTTCATATGTGTTTATTAAAGCCAACCttccttaatatttttctttctcttaatcgATTCTAGGtttttataaaatcaaaattatacactctataaaaaatattcattaactTAAAGTCAAGTAATATGTAATATATGATACACAATAATTTCTATAATTGAACACTGTTCTATAAGGAAGATATTCTGGATTCAAAAGGAAGCATTGTCTCTTGTTAAAGGAGAAATCTGAGAAATATAAtgacttgaattttaaaataatataagtaAATGCTGTTTTCCACAAAACACTGTTTTTTTCAAAGGCCAGGTTACTTCAAACACAGAAGAACCAATTGTACACATCAGAGAATGGTTGTAGATTTTAACTGTTATGCCATACATGCTAAAGTAACATAACATGCCTTCACTATATCAAGATGCTTTAATGAGCtttgattttctgatttttcttacaGGTTCAAATTGGATTCTACACATCATTAGTGAATTACTATTTGCTGATTCTAAAAAAAAGTATCAACATCCAGAATTCCCCGTGCTTGAATGTGGGGACCCAGAAAAATATCAGGTTGGTACAAAACAGCCTTTAAAGTTACAGTAAATTACTACAAAAAGACTTCTTCCATTTGGGGGATTTTTAGTTTTGAGTTTAGAGAGTAAAATACTAATAATTAATACTTCTTGTGTGCTTACCATATCATCCTAGCACTTTTCATGGATTATCTCCTTTTTGTTGCAAAATAACCTTATTACCATTTTACAAAAGATAAAACTGTtagagacttgcccaaggccaagGAGCTAATAACTTTAAGACCAAAGATTTGAACTCAAGTTTTCTGATTTGAGCTTCTTAGCCTCTACATTGCATAGGCAGcctactgaaaaacaaacaaacaaaaaacagtagGAGGGAAAATAAGCTGAGAAACCTGAGGAAATGAACTAAAACCAAAAAAGTTGTATCTCTGAAGACATTGACATGGGCAGGATTCTGTTAGGAGGGTTACTCCAAGGCCTAGACCATTCGAAACTTAGATTATGTCAGCAATCCCCAGTCTTTGCCTAATAAGATGTTACTTCTGATTTCCCTCTCAATTAtgactctggtgtgtgtgtgtgtgtgtgtgtgtgtgtcggggggaggcagggggagcgATGGGAAAGGATCAGGAGGCAGCTGAGAGAGTAAGTCACTGAGGTGTATGAAGGTTATAACAGGTCAGCCTACCTGTATCACTCACCTCAACAATATCACTAACTGGGGCTTGGGTGTGAGACAGATGTTCTGCTCCCTGCCAGGGAAGGCAAGGACAGGGTGAGGGGAGATGTGTCTCAGGACCTTGATGCCTGCACAGAACAAGgcggatacacacacacatacctagaTACTCCAAAAATGCATCTGGGGAGAGGAGACTGTATTCAAGAGGGAACCACACTCTCAGCAAAACGTTCCAAAGTGTTCACCACCAAGACTTCCACCAGACAGACAGAAGAACTCAGTCACTAACAACAGTCACTGGACTGGCACTTAGGAAACAGTTTTCTGGAAAGTGACGGAGACACCTGGCATGATGAGAAATACAAACTTGAACGTTGGATGCTAGCCCACGCCATGGTAACAGAAAGACACTTTGTAAATGAGATGTTCGGGGACTGTGGGGCAGGGTGGgttgggttggggtggggaggtcaGTGCTAAGTCCTGGGTCTGGTTAACCGCAACCTCAGGAGGCCTCAGAGAGGCTAGCAGCCTTGGCTCTCTCAGGACCAGCTCAGCACTTGTGCAGAGGAGTTTTAAGAAGTTTTTTCCTAGGTGAGAAACGGATGGGCTATTGCATAAACTGGTCTCTAAAGAGGCTATTCAGCATCACCTTTAGAAATAATGCTAACATTTGTCCAGATTCCcatcttctcttttaaaaatgtattacacCACAAGTCAgaaaagttttctaaaatatatatattttaagatacaCCTGTATCTAGTCTTTACATTGCTTACAGTTTTGTGCTATCATacattttcatgaacatattATTATATGTGTATCTATTTTTGTTACAGTTAACTCTCTTTTTCCAGCTGGATATTTTTCTAATCCTTTTAGGAACTTTATCATTTCTCATATGTCTTTATGAGATTTTGTTTGCGCAGTTCAGTGGAAACGGCATTCTATAACTTAATCTGAAAATTGCCATCTGTGCAATTTTGCACAAAGTGCCTAAAACCTCAAAGTCCATTGTTAATCCCTAAAATGGGGGTTACCATATCTACTTGAGAGGATTGTTgagaatgaatataaaataagtcTAAAACTAAGAAGTGCAATTTAATGTAAATCAAGTATTATGACTACTAATCACCACTGAACCCACAGCAtcgatttaaaatgtttttttatttttaaaacctaaacTTTTCCCTTGCTTGAGTAGAGATTGCCACTAAGTTTTTACAGGGCAACTAGCTATAAATGTCTAAACATCGTTTTATCGCTTAAATTGACGTGACCGAGCAGCGAGTGATCTCTACAAGTGTGGAAATGAAACTTAAAAGCCTTCACTCCCTACATGACCTACTAACGGTCTGGTTCTGAGATAAAACCCCTAACACGAGCAGATGCAACAGgcaacttcatttttaaaatatcagtagAAGTAGGttacaacaaaaagaatgaatcaCCAAGTCCTCATAATGACAAGAATTTCTCTCATAAAATATTTCTCAGGTATTTAAGTGACTCCTGTATTTCAAGTTCAGTTGGGATATTTGACTGCATGGAGTTTTGttgttaaacaaaacaaaacaaaaaagattgaGATATTAAAAATGGATTTGAAGGAACTATGAAAAGGCTTGAATGTTTCTGTTAAAGACTTTCAATATAGAAGAGATCCAAAACGGGGGAAAGGGTGGACAGCAGGTAACAGGCTGTCTTGAACCGAAAGGATTTGTTATGATTGTGGGGAAAGGTAAATTTTTCAGAgtgacaaaaaagaaatggtaagcaGGATCCAACAAGGGAGTTCAAAAGGAagattttaatgaatgaatgaattatgatTGTCTGTTCCTCACACCTacaaagacaaaagaaatgaagagaaaaaaaaatagaggaggaagaagagcagaCAGCAATAGTAATACCTGAAACTACAGATACTAAACTTGGAGTGattcactacacacacacacacacacttttaccTTTCACCtatcatgtttatttttaagagaatgaaacagtttCCATCGCCAAGGGTTTTCACAACTCACCTCCATTACGACAAGTTACCTGGATCTCTCTTCAAGAACAAAGCCAAGGTGAGTGTCCTCGCCTCCTGGAATTTTAGTTTGAGGTTTTCAATGTATAGGTACTGGCTTTCTGAGCTATGTGATGAGTGTGCTACTCACCATAGGATTTTAATAAATTAAGTGTGAGGTTTagtatttcttttgttgtttctttcttcAGATATATTTGCTACAGTTGCCTtcaaattaaatgcattttcagctaGGATATAAAACATATAGGTAGAGTAGAACATATTTTACAATCTGTTTTGTGGTGAATAGATTTAAGAATCCCACTAGGATATTTAGAGTGTGTAACAAAAGAACACACCctaggaaaatgaacaaaaattgtttctttgtttctttctcgtGAGCACTATTTACTTAAGGTCTGAAACTATTTCATTTCTGGATTTCTCATACAATAGCAATTTCATCTCACATATGTATAACTATAGTGCTTTGGTGACTcatcatttacattttgtttcATTAACCAGTTTTGATTTATTCTCACAATGATTAGTTTTCACTCagtcctttttgttttctgtcaccTGGTCTCCCCTCTATTCCTTATTTCTTGGCACCTCTTTTCTTGTCTTAGGAAAAGATCAGagttaattaaaataaagatttataCTCTTGAAAACCACAAATAAGAAAGGGAGGATAGCGTAGTAATagcaaagaaaaaggaggaaacagttctaaaggaaggaggggaaataatggaggagaaggaagagctGGACATAAACTACGAGGGAAGTGGAGGTTTACAATCAGCAGCTTTGTGATCATGGCACATGAATCCTAGAAGCTTTGAATTGCAAAATACCTTAAAGGTTGTCTACTCTAATCACTGTTAGGTGTTTAAATTCCACTAAGTGGCTGGCTGGACTATGATTGAACACCTCCAATCATAAGGGAGCTCCTCTATCCCCCATGCCAGCCTTGGACAGCTCTGTTAAGCCGTCTTTATAGTGAGAATCTCCCAAATTACAAAAGCCACCAAAGAACATTAAATTTCCCCAGTGTAATGCAGTTAAACGAAATCACAAGTCTAGGTGACTCTTTTCTTCTCCCCTTAATTATTCCATAAGAAAGAGAGCTAAAGTAATTTATGAAGCATTTGGATTTGGAGCATTTAGGCTTTTGAACAAGGTCTCACTTTTGGCAGAATACATGGGCAAGAGAAGAGTGACACAGCCAAGGTGTGAGGGTGATGCTGGGGATTCATCCACACTCCAGCCAGCTGGCCCTCGCCATCCAAACTTATGTCGTTGTAAAATGATAAATTGCTACAAGCCAGGGCAACGAATGAGTAATAATCAGAAACCCAAATATAAAACCCTCAGGGGAGAAGAATCTGCTCTGTTTGGATCAGGGACAAAGGTGAGTTTGAGATCTGACTGAAAGGTGTGGCCCAGCCCACTTATCTCTATTCAATTTTATCCTGTTTGGCATGACTTCATTTCTTTAGCCTGATGAGATGTTTTGAGATCCTGATACCCTGttccatgtcatctacaaatttGATAAATATagtttctatatctttattaaaTCATTCATTAAAATTCTGATGATGACCCAGTTGGGACCGGGGAATGCCATTAAGAACCTCTAGGCAGGTTTACTTTAATTATTTAGCCTCCTTTGCACATGAGTACTCAGTCAGTTTTTATATGGCTAATTGCTCCTGCTTCTGGCTTACATTTTGCCCAAGAAATCATATGCAACAAATCTACTGATGGAGAAACTATGTCCAAGAAAAACCTGGTGTGATTTGGCAGCAGCTTGTTCTCAGAGGACCCATGGTGCCCCGTGGTGGTTACTGCTTTCTCTTATATGTGGCCTTAAATCGTCTATTAGTCAATTCTATAAATTTCTCCCAAATGGAGGTCAGGTTTATAAATCTGTACTTTGCAAAATCCACACCTTGCTCCTTTCCAAAAGTGAAATGACATCTGCCAGTTTCTAGTGTTCTGAACCCCTTGCACATTATCTCAGATTCCTCAGAGGTCACTAGCAATGTTCAACACGGTGCTCTCCAGTTTCCTGTTCTTGAAATGGAGATGTCAGGCAGAAGGCCTAAACTCCCTTGGAGCAGCCAGGCGGTCTCCTGAAATCTTATAGTTCCTTGGGTTTCGGTTTGCTCTTTACAGAGTTTATTTCACACTCTTAATCCAGAAGAATGAATTCCTTGCTCATCAGAACAGACATAACATGGGAAGTCAGAGGCTCTGCTTCAGCCACACCACCCATCACACCTTGGGCCCCAGAGTGGACCTGCCATTCTTTGATCTTTTCCTGCTACATTCTAAACATTATTTTCACTGTCCTTGACATAATTTtgcaatttttactttatttggcAGTTTGACCATTCAGACTGTGCTCTCATGGCTATTCTAGTGAGCttactctttttccttttttacatcTTCTACATATGCCTTTTTACTATCTAAGGCTATTAGCAAAGGTTCTCAGCTACAACAtcaacttctttttcttctttttttctcccttcccctgAGGCTGTCTCATCTGCCACCTGCTGTTCCTTGGattcttactgtcatttctttctgTATATATAACAAAATGATGTAGTGTACAAGGGGACACACTCTTGTGAGGATGTTGCACACAGTATCACTTTTCCAAATATGGAAACATAGACCTAAACTAATTAACTTAGTTTTTTCTCCCTAGGTATTGGTGATATTCCGAAATCCTAAAGATACAGCAGTATCTTTGTACCATTTCCACAATGATGTCCCTGATATTCCAAGCTACAGCTCTTGGGATGAATTCTTCAGACAGTTCATGGAAGGACAAGGTATGACTATGGTAAAAGAATTCCTACTTCAACAGATGACCacataaatacagaaaagcataTGAGTTTAAgggtgaagaaagaaagaagacaaaggtGGGTCCAGGAACCAGAGCTACTTTTAAATGAAGTTTTAGAGCTCCATAGTTCTGTGCATCAAACAACACattactcttttaaaaataatttggacaATTTACATGTTGACTATGAGACAGAGTGGTCGTAGAACAGACATGGGATAAACAGGCCTATACAGTCATGTAGAAAAGCATTTCTATTTAATTTCCCCCAAGTCTCTGTATAacagaatgatttttttaaaaatgatgctgaGAAACCACACCTGAGATATTTgttcaccagaaagaaaataagcttTGTCAGACCATGTTGATGTTTTACCTCTAGTTATTGATAATCACAATTTTATAAGTACCTACTAATGCTGCAGGTAATAAATTAGGTGTTGTATACACATGAGTTCATGTAAGGCTACAGCAAAGTCTGAGTCAGGCAGTATCAGCCCCActgcacagatgaggaaactaatcaAAAAAGTTAAGTTACCTGCTAATGGTCCCACTGCTTGTAAGTGGCAGAGACTATTTCGGGTACAGCGACCAGAGAGGAATAGATGACTCCTCTTACTAGAGGCTCTGTTGAGTCTTTACAGTGtagaaggaagaattaatgtcagaTGACCCTAAAGAAGCTCTTGACAGGTCACGCTAAGAGGACCACTTTTAAAGGTAATCGGCAAAGAGGTGCTATACCAGCCCACGTGCAAGGGCACAGGGTATGGCTTTGGCTCCTAAGAAAAGACTGAATATTGGGGTTGGggtgtcagagagaaaaaaagggcacAGAAGGTGCTTATGAAGCACTACTAAGAGAGCTTTGATTTCATTTCTAACCACTAAGACAGAATGAATACAGTTAAAGCAAGTCTGAAACGATACCCCATTAATAGCACAAGAGAACATTTAATGATGAGAAACCTGTCGCCATTGGGACAGTCTGTTTTAAGGAATGTTTGTTTCTCAATCCAT from the Manis pentadactyla isolate mManPen7 chromosome 2, mManPen7.hap1, whole genome shotgun sequence genome contains:
- the SULT6B1 gene encoding LOW QUALITY PROTEIN: sulfotransferase 6B1 (The sequence of the model RefSeq protein was modified relative to this genomic sequence to represent the inferred CDS: substituted 1 base at 1 genomic stop codon) — its product is MAAKSKFVDYIDEALEKXKKATLSHLFFTYQGIPYPITMCTSETFQALDTFEARSDDIVLASYPKCGSNWILHIISELLFADSKKKYQHPEFPVLECGDPEKYQRMKQFPSPRVFTTHLHYDKLPGSLFKNKAKVLVIFRNPKDTAVSLYHFHNDVPDIPSYSSWDEFFRQFMEGQVCWGSYFDFAINWNKHLDDENVKFILYEDLKENLAAGIKQTAEFFGFSLTGEQIQTISAQSTFQAMRAKSQETHGAVGPFLFRKGEVGDWKNLFSETQNQEMDEKFKECLAGTSLGAKLKYESHCQP